The Polaromonas sp. SP1 DNA window AGCTGGCCGCCTGGAAGGCCGCCCCTGCGTCCGCCACCGGCCTGTCGGCGCCTGTTGTTGTGTCGCGGGAGCAAACGCAGCAGCTGCCGCCCCCGGTGATCGATGCCGCGTTGCGCGTGGATGGGGCCGCCTTGCCGGGCTTTGCAGGTGTCGATCTGGGCACCCAGGGTTACGCCATCGTCAAGGTGGACAAAGTCGTGGCCCGTGATGTGCCGGTGGAGGCGGCTGCCAAACAACAGCGCAACCAGTACGCACAGTGGTGGACATCCGCTGAAAGCCTGGCTTATTACAACGGCTTGAAAGAGCGCTTCAAGGCCGAAATCCTGGTGGCCAAGCCGGCGCCGGATGCGGCAAACGCGCAAGAAGCCGCAACGCGATAAACACTGGCAGCTTTCCCGCTATAATCTAGGGCTCCGGTGGCTGTAGCTCAGTTGGTAGAGTCCAGGATTGTGATTCCTGTTGTCGTGGGTTCGAGCCCCATCAGCCACCCCAGTATTTAAAATCCCGCGCGCCGCATGGTTCGCGGGATTTTTGCTTTGGCTGGCATGTCGTACACAGGCGGCAAAATGCCGGGCAGGGTCCAAAGAGTCGTAGAGTGGTGGGGTATGTGTCCGGTTGCCGGCTTCCGGGTCGAATCCCGGCCGTACCTGAGCCGGAATTGAAGATCCCCACCGCAGGAGCCACCTTGCCCCAAACCTTGCGCTTTCACAACTTGCGTTTTCTGATGGCAGCCCGAAACACCGTCATGAAACTGTTGGCGATGGCCGTGATGGCCCTGGCGGGCCAAGGGGCGTTTTCGGCCGACACGTGGCTGACGATCACCGGTGACCCCGGCAATTCCGGCAACCATTACATCCAGGTCAATCCGGCGGCCATCGACATCAAGGACGATCTGCGGGTGATCCCGGTGCGCATCAATCGCGCCAAAATCTGGACCACCAACGAAGGCGTCCAATTCCGTTCGGTCGAGACGGAAGTGCAGATCGATTGCACCCAGCAAACCGCGCGGTATGTGAAGGCGTCTTTTTACGCGCACCCAGACTTTCGCGGGCAGCCTTTCAAGGTCGCCGTCTACGCCCCGGACGACATACGCCCGATGGTATTCAAGGACATTGCGGACAATCCCAATGTGCGGATCATCAAGGCTGCCTGCATGGCAAAAGGCGCTACCAATAACTGAAGCGCCGCGAGGCTTGCTTGTGCGGCCGGGCCGTGGCGGGCCGCAGTTTCAGTTGACCATGACCAGCTTGCCCTTGACGCCGCGCGATCCCATGTGCGCGTACGCGGCCTTGAGTTCGGCCATGGGCATGGTGCGGTCAATCACCGGTTTGATCTTGCCTTGTGCATACCAGCCGGCCAGCTCGGCCATCATGGCGGCGTTGGCCTTGGGCTCGCGTTTGGCGAAGTCACCCCAGAACACGCCCACGATGGACGCGCCTTTGAGCAGCGTCAGGTTAAGCGGCAGGGAAGGGATCGGCCCCGATGCAAAACCCACCACCAGGTAGCGGCCGCGCCACGCGATGGAGCGAAAGGCCGGCTCGGAAAAATCACCGCCCACCGGGTCGTAGATCACGTCCGGGCCTTTGCCCTCGGTCAGTGCCTTGATCTCGTCGCGCAGGTTCTTCGTGGTGTAGTTGATGGTGGCGTCTGCACCGATCGATGTGCACAGGGCGCATTTCTCGTCGGTCGATGCGGCGGCAATCACGCGGGCCCCGGCGGCCTTGGCAATCTGGATGGCGGCCGTGCCCACGCCGCCGGCGGCGCCCAGCACCAAAACGGTTTCACCGGCCTTCAGTTGTGCGCGGTCCATCAGGGCGTGCCACGAGGTGGCGTAGATC harbors:
- a CDS encoding surface-adhesin E family protein, whose translation is MPQTLRFHNLRFLMAARNTVMKLLAMAVMALAGQGAFSADTWLTITGDPGNSGNHYIQVNPAAIDIKDDLRVIPVRINRAKIWTTNEGVQFRSVETEVQIDCTQQTARYVKASFYAHPDFRGQPFKVAVYAPDDIRPMVFKDIADNPNVRIIKAACMAKGATNN
- a CDS encoding NADPH:quinone oxidoreductase family protein gives rise to the protein MQAWLCENPTGVDALSWKELPTPQPKAGEVLIEIKAASLNFPDLLIVQNKYQIKPPLPFVPGSEYAGVVQAVGEGVRHLQVGQSVACLSGTGGFGTHTIAPAALCMPLPAGFAHVDAAAFIMIYATSWHALMDRAQLKAGETVLVLGAAGGVGTAAIQIAKAAGARVIAAASTDEKCALCTSIGADATINYTTKNLRDEIKALTEGKGPDVIYDPVGGDFSEPAFRSIAWRGRYLVVGFASGPIPSLPLNLTLLKGASIVGVFWGDFAKREPKANAAMMAELAGWYAQGKIKPVIDRTMPMAELKAAYAHMGSRGVKGKLVMVN